The following proteins come from a genomic window of Gossypium raimondii isolate GPD5lz chromosome 5, ASM2569854v1, whole genome shotgun sequence:
- the LOC105765904 gene encoding uncharacterized protein LOC105765904 translates to MEEEIKAEFLKSGFTLDEEQEILKKCHTFCQDYGLEPSDLVSSWEIYYLNRQLDESVVKDAEMDGFLGHLQSEQLGASAKKDPGLHMYSFKDVDMVLDAEDEDAKDVILGTPIDKSEKLQLDIYDSAHKTNGNIYSSERKSKLVTPFGKRSNKFVVKFNIDNLPTIETANGIEEHYDLEDGIIKRVQPLKSSSLVVHRSGLEPGCRFMYDTIEDRFNAIENRIRKHAAALVASSLYEEPMDPSVASQRSMFAVGMICCDGEGHLNDKSILLQSSVEHSRGQLVRLELNKLSYFSVFPGQVVGIKGHNPSGHCLIASELVDSVPLSIAADADLPPTKKQALDGEIQATHLSSTPTETTMIIAAGPFTTTDNLLFEPLSELLAYATRNSPQLLILLGPFIDSEHPQIKKGTVDLSFDDIFQSEVLRMVQDYLEYMGPNARLVMVPSIRDANHDFVFPQPAFDLDSLDVRLQITSLNNPGIFEADQFMIGCCTVDILKHLSGEEMSRHSMDGQPNDRLSRLANHILSQQSFYPLYPPAEGVPMDFSLASEALHISSVPDLLILPSDIKYFVKVLPVGGTTEGEEEQMKRCVCINPGRLAKGEGGGTFVELKYQGSSDKMNASIISI, encoded by the exons ATGGAAGAGGAGATCAAAGCAGAGTTCTTGAAGAGCGGGTTTACTCTTGACGAAGAACAAGAGATTCTCAAAAAAT GTCATACATTTTGTCAAGATTACGGTCTCGAGCCTTCCGATCTGGTTTCAAGCTGGGAGATTTATTATCTCAATCG ACAACTTGATGAATCTGTTGTGAAGGATGCAGAGATGGATGGGTTTTTAGGGCACCTGCAGAGTGAACAATTAGGTGCGAGTGCTAAAAAGGATCCTGGTTTGCATATGTACTCTTTTAAAGACGTTGACAT GGTTCTTGATGCTGAAGATGAAGATGCAAAagatgttattcttggaactCCAATAGACAAATCTGAGAAACTTCAGTTGGACATATATGACTCGGCTCATAAAACAAATGGGAACATTTATTCTTCTGAGAGAAAATCAAAACTAGTGACACCATTTGGGAAACGAAGTAACAAATTTGTGGtcaaattcaacattgataatcTTCCTACTATAGAGACTGCCAATGGCATTGAAGAACATTATGATCTTGAGGATGGAATTATTAAAAGGGTTCAACCTCTAAAAAGCTCTTCATTGGTGGTCCACCGATCAGGGCTAGAACCAGGTTGCAGGTTCATGTATGACACGATTGAAGACAGG TTCAATGCAATTGAAAACCGCATCAGAAAGCATGCAGCTGCACTTGTTGCATCTAGTCTCTACGAAGAACCAATGGATCCATCAGTTGCTTCGCAG AGGAGCATGTTTGCCGTTGGGATGATCTGCTGTGATGGAGAAGGTCATCTAAATGATAAATCTATCTTGTTGCAAAGCAG TGTTGAGCATTCGAGAGGGCAACTTGTTCGTCTAGAGTTAAATAAACTGAGTTACTTTTCTGTTTTTCCAGGCCAg GTTGTAGGCATCAAGGGTCACAATCCTAGTGGCCATTGTTTGATTGCATCAGAGCTAGTAGATTCTGTTCCTTTATCCATTGCTGCTGACGCAGATTTGCCTCCTACAAAGAAGCAAGCTTTAGATGGGGAGATTCAGGCAACTCATCTTTCCTCCACGCCAACAGAGACCACAATG ATTATTGCTGCTGGTCCATTCACTACTACAGACAACTTATTATTTGAACCTCTTTCGGAACTGCTTGCCTACGCAACCAGAAACTCTCCACAGTTGCTTATACTG TTAGGACCTTTTATCGATTCTGAACATCCACAGATCAAGAAAGGAACTGTTGACTTGAGTTTCGATGATATATTCCAATCAGAAGTTCTTAGAATG GTTCAAGATTATTTGGAATATATGGGACCCAATGCTCGGTTGGTTATGGTTCCTTCCATACGAGATGCTAATCATGATTTTGTTTTCCCTCAG CCTGCTTTCGATCTCGATTCTCTCGATGTTAGGCTTCAG ATAACCAGTCTCAATAATCCAGGGATTTTTGAGGCAGATCAG TTCATGATAGGTTGCTGCACGGTAGATATTCTCAAACATCTTAGTGGGGAGGAGATGTCAAGACATTCAATGGATGGACAACCTAATGATCGGTTGAGTAGACTTGCCAACCATATTCTTAGCCAACAGAG CTTTTATCCACTGTATCCACCAGCTGAAGGTGTCCCAATGGATTTTTCCCTTGCTTCTGAAGCTCTTCATATATCTTCCGTTCCAGATCTTCTTATCTTACCTTCAGACATCAAGTACTTTGTCAAG GTGTTACCTGTAGGGGGGACAACCGAAGGGGAAGAAGAACAAATGAAAAGATGTGTTTGTATTAACCCGGGAAGACTGGCTAAGGGAGAAGGTGGCGGCACGTTTGTAGAGCTAAAATATCAGGGGAGTTCTGATAAGATGAATGCTTCAATTATCAGCATATGA